A DNA window from Halomicrobium mukohataei DSM 12286 contains the following coding sequences:
- the idi gene encoding isopentenyl-diphosphate Delta-isomerase — MSDTAEGSKGDSADTPGMDDVEHENALQDVITVDANDEKQGTANRLDAHTGDGIRHRAFTALLFDEEGRILLAQRAHDKRLWDTHWDGTVASHPVEGQSQEEATRQRLEEELGITPDQYGDLQKTDRFEYKRYYENAGVEWEVCTVLQATLTDTSLDRDPEEVGGLLWVSYEDLQENPKFYRQLRLCPWFEIAMRRDSETDGE, encoded by the coding sequence ATGAGCGACACAGCCGAAGGGAGTAAGGGCGACTCCGCCGATACGCCTGGCATGGACGACGTGGAACACGAGAACGCTCTCCAGGACGTGATCACCGTCGACGCGAACGACGAGAAACAGGGGACGGCCAACCGTCTCGACGCCCACACGGGCGACGGCATCCGCCACCGCGCGTTCACGGCGCTGTTGTTCGACGAGGAGGGGCGGATACTGCTCGCCCAGCGCGCCCACGACAAGCGTCTGTGGGACACTCACTGGGACGGCACCGTTGCGTCCCACCCGGTCGAGGGCCAGAGCCAGGAGGAAGCGACCCGCCAGCGCCTCGAAGAGGAACTCGGGATTACGCCCGACCAGTACGGCGATCTCCAGAAAACAGACCGCTTCGAGTACAAGCGCTACTACGAGAACGCCGGCGTCGAGTGGGAGGTCTGTACAGTTCTGCAGGCGACGCTGACCGACACCTCGCTGGACCGAGACCCCGAGGAGGTCGGGGGTCTGCTCTGGGTGTCTTACGAGGACCTACAGGAGAACCCGAAGTTCTACCGACAGCTCCGCCTGTGTCCGTGGTTCGAAATCGCGATGCGGCGAGATAGCGAGACCGACGGCGAGTAA
- a CDS encoding TorD/DmsD family molecular chaperone, whose translation MSDHNDDAGSVVADRVGGDPAETAREIDARVYRVLGEQFLARPGRERADAVGIWASEWRCNAERLPPEFDAALDRIEDGATADAETLRTAYTHLFRGVSERAPDPPYESMYLDGSFYSGTTTEIRKGYRWAGFDVDDTHGNEPPDHLGLELQFLGELVAMDDGDRDPDEPDTEDALWWLLDEHLTEWLPAYHARLQREGPHEYYAGLLDLALAVVTSHHKRLAEDR comes from the coding sequence ATGAGCGACCACAACGACGACGCTGGATCGGTCGTGGCCGATCGCGTCGGCGGCGACCCAGCGGAGACGGCCCGCGAGATAGACGCGCGGGTCTACCGGGTGCTGGGCGAGCAGTTCCTGGCCCGCCCCGGCCGCGAACGGGCCGACGCCGTGGGGATCTGGGCCAGCGAGTGGCGCTGCAACGCCGAGCGCCTCCCGCCGGAGTTCGACGCGGCGCTGGACCGGATCGAGGACGGTGCGACCGCCGACGCGGAGACGCTTCGGACGGCATACACCCACCTCTTCCGGGGCGTCTCCGAGCGCGCGCCCGATCCGCCGTACGAGTCGATGTACCTCGACGGGAGCTTCTACAGCGGGACGACCACCGAGATCCGGAAGGGCTACCGCTGGGCCGGGTTCGACGTGGACGACACCCACGGCAACGAGCCCCCGGACCACCTGGGGCTCGAACTCCAGTTCCTCGGCGAGCTGGTCGCGATGGACGACGGCGACAGGGACCCCGACGAGCCCGACACCGAGGACGCGCTGTGGTGGCTGCTGGACGAACACCTGACCGAGTGGCTGCCGGCCTACCACGCCCGCCTCCAGCGCGAGGGCCCACACGAGTACTACGCGGGACTGCTCGATCTGGCGCTGGCGGTCGTCACCAGCCATCACAAACGACTCGCGGAGGACAGATGA
- a CDS encoding Mrp/NBP35 family ATP-binding protein, with translation MTEAIREALRDIEDPIIGENIVSAGLIGAITVEDGVAEIPLALGAPHSPAETEIADQVRAAVREAGYEPSLSIEIDDQTPAAMVDDAPNVIAVSSGKGGVGKSTVAVNLATAMAQRGAAVGLFDADVYGPNIPRMLGVHDHPGMAEDDETIIPIERYGMKLMSIGFLVGENDPVIWRGPMVDKVLSQLWHDTEWGELDYMVVDLPPGTGDAQLSMLQQMPVVGSVVVTTPQNVALDNARKGVRMYDDYDAHVLGVIENMSTFVCPDCGSEHDVFDVGGGERLAEEYEVPFLGRIPLDPSIRESGEDGEPIVQRDVAAGSAFDDLASTVMDRVGEVRRQSHRLTASDSPDTPPAQ, from the coding sequence ATGACAGAAGCGATTAGAGAAGCACTACGAGACATCGAAGACCCGATCATCGGCGAGAATATCGTTTCGGCCGGTCTGATCGGGGCAATCACCGTCGAGGACGGCGTCGCGGAGATCCCGCTCGCGCTGGGTGCGCCCCACTCGCCGGCAGAGACCGAAATCGCAGACCAGGTTCGAGCAGCTGTCCGGGAGGCAGGCTACGAGCCGTCGCTGTCGATCGAGATCGACGATCAGACCCCGGCGGCGATGGTCGATGACGCCCCGAACGTGATCGCGGTCTCCTCGGGGAAGGGCGGCGTCGGCAAGAGCACCGTCGCGGTGAACCTCGCGACGGCGATGGCCCAGCGCGGGGCCGCAGTCGGGCTGTTCGACGCCGACGTGTACGGCCCGAACATCCCCCGAATGCTCGGCGTCCACGACCACCCCGGCATGGCCGAGGACGACGAGACGATCATCCCGATCGAGCGCTACGGGATGAAACTGATGAGCATCGGCTTCCTCGTCGGGGAGAACGACCCGGTCATCTGGCGCGGGCCGATGGTCGACAAGGTCCTGTCCCAGCTGTGGCACGACACCGAGTGGGGCGAGCTGGACTACATGGTCGTCGACCTGCCGCCGGGGACCGGCGACGCACAGCTCTCGATGCTCCAGCAGATGCCCGTCGTCGGGTCGGTCGTCGTGACGACGCCACAGAACGTCGCGCTGGACAACGCACGTAAGGGCGTGCGGATGTACGACGACTACGACGCCCACGTGCTCGGGGTCATCGAGAACATGAGCACGTTCGTCTGTCCGGACTGCGGCAGCGAACACGACGTGTTCGACGTCGGCGGCGGGGAGCGCCTCGCCGAAGAGTACGAGGTGCCGTTCCTGGGCCGGATCCCGCTCGACCCGTCGATCCGGGAATCCGGCGAGGACGGCGAACCGATCGTCCAGCGTGACGTCGCTGCCGGGTCGGCGTTCGACGACCTCGCGAGCACGGTGATGGACCGGGTCGGCGAAGTCAGGCGGCAGTCCCATCGGCTGACGGCCAGCGACAGCCCGGATACGCCACCGGCACAGTGA
- a CDS encoding 4Fe-4S dicluster domain-containing protein, whose translation MTQLGMAIDLERCYGCRACMEACKVENSTPRGAFWMHVFRYEEGEYPNTEQTNMPRPCQHCSEPSCASACPTSARFKREEDGIVLTDYDRCIGCRYCEIGCPYGVNYAQFQHPDEAQYGYGHSESAGDDTFGSGSLAEALGEEDPGSGKPPWHDPIHDEPVEPRGTQMSGPQPEGVMSKCTMCVHRQDNEERGEQGTTACQQTCPVDAIKFGDMEDPESEPRQHLREKSSSSTFKLLEDRGTEPNIVYIGDEPSDDARAIEDAESFKDPEEAIEVEQNPPETRSTDVEVNQ comes from the coding sequence ATGACCCAACTCGGCATGGCGATCGACCTGGAGCGGTGTTACGGCTGCCGGGCCTGCATGGAGGCCTGCAAGGTCGAGAACAGCACGCCGCGCGGGGCGTTCTGGATGCACGTCTTCCGCTACGAGGAAGGCGAGTACCCGAACACCGAGCAGACGAACATGCCCCGGCCGTGCCAGCACTGTTCGGAGCCCTCGTGTGCCTCGGCGTGCCCGACGAGCGCGCGGTTCAAACGCGAGGAGGACGGGATCGTCCTCACCGACTACGACCGCTGTATCGGCTGCCGGTACTGCGAGATCGGCTGTCCGTACGGCGTCAACTACGCGCAGTTCCAGCATCCCGACGAGGCCCAGTACGGCTACGGTCACTCGGAAAGTGCCGGCGACGACACGTTCGGCTCGGGCAGCCTCGCCGAGGCACTGGGCGAGGAGGACCCGGGCAGTGGCAAACCGCCGTGGCACGACCCGATCCACGACGAGCCGGTCGAGCCGCGCGGCACGCAGATGTCCGGGCCACAGCCCGAGGGCGTGATGAGCAAGTGTACGATGTGTGTCCATCGGCAGGACAACGAAGAGCGCGGCGAGCAGGGGACGACGGCCTGTCAACAGACCTGTCCCGTCGACGCCATCAAGTTCGGCGACATGGAGGACCCCGAGAGCGAACCCCGGCAGCACCTCCGGGAGAAGTCCTCCTCGTCGACGTTCAAGCTGCTTGAGGATCGCGGGACCGAACCGAACATCGTCTACATCGGCGACGAGCCGAGTGACGACGCCCGCGCGATCGAGGACGCGGAATCATTCAAGGACCCCGAGGAAGCCATCGAGGTCGAGCAGAACCCACCTGAGACTCGCTCGACTGACGTGGAGGTGAACCAATGA
- the nrfD gene encoding NrfD/PsrC family molybdoenzyme membrane anchor subunit — translation MSTPSARTRLTEPFEDTGRLYYAMVGVAVLLVLGMVYSFVTVLTQGHAVTGLDNWGTDAGVPWGLDIGAFTWWALMGVGAIALSAIVRVFRMDEYEPYARIGELVTPLAFMASFLHILFDLGQPFRVLNTLLYLPLESPIAWDVILLAGLGLLSIAYLLVSIRRDLHELYHDGVLPSVLSPVYEALLIGYEAPTDSEGRGLRWWLAAGVLTFIPVVGGGLVPFVWGPFGVNINWFGAIQGPTFLAGSMTVGAATLLFVGGILRFAYDLDDVFTDETLRTFGVFTGAFAFTYMLGVFYEVQTGTFAADMADPNISTLVFQGPLASLLWLAVAAVVLPTIYLVVQQAIGRFSLLGTVVFAGVMLVGVLHQETWLTVGGLMYPDLMYPVGEYTPSIYEWLNLMGTTALVALGLLVFAKTLPVVATNGVESTDGVESNR, via the coding sequence ATGAGCACTCCATCCGCGCGGACGCGACTGACCGAACCGTTCGAGGACACCGGCAGGCTCTACTACGCCATGGTCGGCGTCGCGGTCCTGCTCGTCCTCGGTATGGTGTATAGCTTCGTGACCGTCCTCACGCAGGGTCACGCCGTCACCGGCCTGGACAACTGGGGGACCGACGCTGGCGTCCCCTGGGGGCTGGACATCGGCGCGTTCACCTGGTGGGCCCTGATGGGCGTCGGCGCGATCGCGCTGTCGGCGATCGTCCGGGTCTTCCGGATGGACGAGTACGAGCCCTACGCCCGGATCGGGGAACTCGTGACGCCGCTTGCCTTCATGGCGAGCTTCCTGCACATCCTCTTCGACCTGGGCCAGCCGTTCCGGGTGTTGAACACGCTGCTGTACCTCCCACTGGAGTCCCCGATCGCCTGGGACGTCATCCTGCTGGCCGGACTGGGCCTGCTCTCGATCGCGTACCTACTCGTGTCGATCCGCCGGGACCTCCACGAGCTGTACCACGACGGCGTGCTCCCGTCGGTCCTCTCGCCGGTCTACGAGGCGCTGCTGATCGGCTACGAGGCACCGACCGACAGTGAGGGACGGGGCCTGCGCTGGTGGCTCGCCGCCGGCGTGCTGACCTTCATCCCGGTGGTCGGCGGCGGTCTCGTCCCGTTCGTCTGGGGTCCCTTCGGCGTGAACATCAACTGGTTCGGGGCGATCCAGGGACCGACGTTCCTCGCGGGGAGCATGACCGTCGGTGCCGCGACGCTCCTGTTCGTCGGCGGAATCCTGCGGTTCGCCTACGACCTCGACGACGTGTTCACCGACGAGACGCTCCGGACCTTCGGCGTATTCACCGGCGCGTTCGCGTTCACGTACATGCTGGGCGTCTTCTACGAGGTCCAGACGGGGACGTTCGCAGCCGACATGGCTGACCCGAACATCTCGACGCTGGTCTTCCAGGGTCCGCTCGCGTCGCTGCTGTGGCTCGCCGTTGCGGCCGTCGTCCTCCCGACGATCTACCTCGTGGTCCAGCAGGCGATCGGTCGGTTCAGCCTCCTCGGGACGGTCGTCTTCGCCGGCGTGATGCTCGTCGGCGTCCTCCACCAGGAGACGTGGCTCACCGTCGGCGGCCTGATGTACCCCGATCTGATGTATCCGGTCGGCGAGTACACGCCCTCGATCTACGAGTGGCTGAACCTGATGGGGACGACGGCGCTGGTCGCGCTCGGACTGCTCGTGTTCGCCAAGACGCTCCCGGTCGTCGCAACGAACGGCGTCGAATCAACTGACGGAGTCGAGTCAAACCGATGA
- a CDS encoding molybdopterin-containing oxidoreductase family protein: protein MLRNDDDNLELTRRDAMKAGGAAAVALGLGGTASHLTSLGEAQSTSLEYEEVPTACWIGKMDCSATAKKVGNRVVKYEGNPEDPRTEGSLCPKGQAQIEQVYNPYRVKAPLKRTNEKGQHGEWQEISWDQAMDEIGEDLKEKLQDDPRRVVFQVGRKKSPQWQEDAWVTGTSNKYGSMEKYGHGAACSDSGYRGQELIFATHGVSETDFENCEFFIGWGHNMTQGGGAHLCQITWPKQIADARDDQGMETVAIDPQRRNSGPYTDQWLPIEPGTDMAFWLAFNSVLVREGYIDEEYLTTATNAPCLVATEGDEDGHILRTDDAQDPGEEYTWADGELVWDEDAGEAVAHEEASSPENVALEGTYEVDGVEARPAFDLYLDQISQYDPEWAAEITGIDADTIDELAMKWGEKAKIGATVEVDGIEIPYRPVGMHGYHVAQQEMGVSTTIAHYHAAMLVGAVDVVGSTRVRKAKYDGPKDYREPFRDQAFHPEKITKEPDGPSLGGSMFHPIDSTAFSQSHVSQTNPDKYNLPYEPEEMAWIVQMANPVTSAPGVETVIESMSRVDTTIVCDPWMSETADVAADYVLPAATADKLQGPTGGWDGYADIEHIRFPSMDPLWDTKPDAEIYIQLAKAVDAYEEYVADINDELGLDGTDYAYAGADETPDDPSEFLRDGLDRWAQTKGKSLEWFREGNVITNEWDVGGGNRYAYTWGMDNGYGEFNPYDAKHEFYSETLFRLGERVDELMADSKFDDPVSEFPYLQDYNAYPTWREPTMYDSPDEYDLTLFSWHQIEHKQTRTANNKLLNEIAPKSAFRLNPEDADRIGVEDGDEVVLETHDAQNDETYQVEGVVMIQDGVKPGTVGVPHHHGSWKDPESEALDEGPSINRAIPSGPGYLGLDNGQAFQVRAKVEPKGGDSE from the coding sequence ATGTTACGCAACGACGACGACAACCTCGAACTGACGCGTCGCGACGCGATGAAAGCCGGCGGGGCGGCGGCGGTGGCGCTTGGACTCGGCGGAACGGCCTCCCACCTCACGTCACTCGGGGAGGCCCAGTCGACCTCACTCGAATACGAGGAGGTGCCGACGGCCTGCTGGATCGGGAAGATGGACTGTTCGGCGACGGCCAAGAAGGTCGGTAACCGGGTCGTCAAGTACGAGGGCAACCCGGAGGACCCGCGGACCGAGGGGTCGCTCTGTCCGAAGGGGCAGGCCCAGATAGAGCAGGTGTACAACCCCTACCGTGTCAAGGCGCCGCTAAAGCGCACGAACGAGAAGGGCCAGCACGGCGAGTGGCAGGAGATCAGCTGGGACCAGGCGATGGACGAGATCGGCGAGGACCTGAAGGAGAAACTCCAGGACGACCCACGGCGGGTCGTCTTCCAGGTCGGCCGGAAGAAGTCCCCCCAGTGGCAGGAAGACGCCTGGGTGACGGGCACGAGCAACAAGTACGGCAGCATGGAGAAGTACGGCCACGGCGCGGCCTGTTCGGACTCCGGCTACCGCGGCCAGGAGTTGATATTCGCGACCCACGGGGTCTCGGAGACCGACTTCGAGAACTGCGAGTTCTTCATCGGCTGGGGCCACAACATGACCCAGGGCGGCGGTGCGCACCTCTGTCAGATCACGTGGCCCAAACAGATCGCCGACGCCCGCGACGACCAGGGAATGGAGACGGTCGCGATCGACCCCCAGCGTCGTAACTCCGGGCCCTACACCGACCAGTGGCTCCCGATCGAGCCGGGGACGGACATGGCGTTCTGGCTGGCGTTCAACAGCGTCCTCGTCCGCGAGGGGTACATCGACGAGGAGTACCTCACGACCGCCACGAACGCGCCGTGTCTCGTCGCGACCGAGGGCGACGAGGACGGCCACATCCTCCGGACCGACGACGCCCAGGACCCCGGCGAGGAGTACACCTGGGCCGACGGCGAACTGGTCTGGGACGAGGACGCTGGCGAGGCGGTCGCTCACGAGGAGGCGTCGTCGCCGGAGAACGTCGCGCTGGAGGGCACCTACGAGGTCGACGGCGTCGAAGCGCGGCCGGCCTTCGACCTGTACCTCGATCAGATCTCCCAGTACGACCCCGAGTGGGCCGCCGAGATCACTGGTATCGACGCCGACACCATCGACGAACTTGCGATGAAGTGGGGGGAGAAGGCGAAGATCGGAGCGACTGTCGAGGTCGACGGCATCGAGATCCCCTACCGGCCGGTGGGGATGCACGGCTACCACGTCGCCCAGCAGGAGATGGGCGTCTCGACGACGATAGCCCACTACCACGCCGCGATGCTGGTCGGGGCGGTCGACGTCGTCGGCTCCACGCGCGTTCGGAAGGCCAAGTACGACGGCCCCAAGGACTACCGTGAGCCGTTCCGCGACCAGGCGTTCCACCCCGAGAAGATCACGAAAGAGCCCGATGGGCCGTCGCTGGGCGGGAGCATGTTCCACCCCATCGACTCGACGGCCTTCTCCCAGAGCCACGTCAGCCAGACGAACCCCGACAAGTACAACCTCCCCTACGAACCGGAGGAGATGGCGTGGATCGTCCAGATGGCCAACCCGGTCACGTCGGCCCCTGGGGTCGAGACCGTCATCGAGAGCATGAGCAGGGTCGACACGACCATCGTCTGCGACCCCTGGATGAGCGAGACGGCTGACGTGGCCGCCGACTACGTGCTACCGGCGGCGACCGCCGACAAACTCCAGGGTCCGACGGGCGGCTGGGACGGCTACGCCGACATCGAACACATCCGGTTCCCCTCGATGGATCCCCTCTGGGACACCAAGCCAGACGCCGAGATATACATCCAGCTCGCCAAGGCCGTCGACGCCTACGAGGAGTACGTCGCGGACATCAACGACGAACTCGGCCTCGACGGGACCGATTACGCGTACGCCGGTGCCGACGAGACGCCCGACGACCCCAGCGAGTTCCTGCGTGACGGCCTCGACCGCTGGGCACAGACGAAGGGCAAGAGCCTGGAGTGGTTCCGCGAGGGCAACGTCATCACCAACGAGTGGGACGTCGGCGGCGGCAACCGCTACGCCTACACCTGGGGCATGGACAACGGCTACGGCGAGTTCAACCCCTACGACGCCAAACACGAGTTCTACAGCGAGACGCTGTTCCGCCTCGGCGAGCGCGTCGACGAGCTGATGGCCGACTCGAAGTTCGACGACCCGGTCTCGGAGTTCCCCTACCTCCAGGACTACAACGCGTACCCGACCTGGCGGGAACCGACGATGTACGACTCCCCCGACGAGTACGACCTGACGCTCTTTAGCTGGCACCAGATCGAGCACAAGCAGACCCGAACGGCGAACAACAAACTGCTCAACGAGATCGCGCCGAAGAGCGCGTTCCGGCTGAATCCGGAGGACGCGGACCGCATCGGTGTCGAGGACGGTGACGAGGTCGTCCTCGAGACGCACGACGCCCAGAACGACGAGACGTATCAGGTCGAGGGCGTGGTGATGATCCAGGACGGCGTCAAACCCGGCACGGTCGGCGTTCCCCACCACCACGGGAGCTGGAAGGATCCCGAGAGCGAGGCGCTCGACGAGGGTCCCAGCATCAACAGAGCGATTCCGAGCGGGCCCGGATACCTCGGTCTCGACAACGGCCAGGCGTTCCAGGTCCGTGCGAAGGTCGAACCCAAAGGAGGTGACAGCGAATGA